The DNA sequence AGTACTCAGTTGAAGATGCAGTGAGTGACACTGATTTTGTGAAACTTTTGAACTGAAGAAATTTAATTTCTGAAATATCTTTTCAGGCAGAGAAGCACGTAGAGGACTTAATTTCAAGACTAGACAGCTGGGAATTAAGGGATTTGACAGCAGCAGAAAGTGAGAGACGATTACGCCTTTGTGAAAAGTTTCAGAGTGCCATTAAGAAAGCACACATGGATATTAATGAGTTAGTATTAAAAGATGAAGGTAATTTATTCTGTAGGTGTTACACATGAGGGGGTGAGATCTCATGTTGATTTAAGTGTGTAACAAAAAATGAGTTTCAGAAATTTTCTTCAGTGAGCACTATACATGCAattttcgctgtttcccacattagcaaggtggcactaggaacagacgaagaaaggccacatccgctcacatccattctctggctgtcatttgtaatccaccaaaaccacagatccctatccacaaccatgcctcacagacctttccatggtttatcccgaatgcttcacatgctctggttcagcccgcTGACAGcttgttgacctcagtataccacaatgttccagttcactctatcccatgcacgccttttactctcctgcaagttcaggtctcaattactgaaaatcttttccactccatccttccatctccaatttagtctcttaGTTCTCTCCACTacagacacatatgtcctctttgtcaatctttcctcactcattttctccatatgtccaaaccatttcagcacaccctcttctgctctctcaaccacactttttattaccacacacctctcttaccctttcattacttactcgatcaaaccacctcacaccacatattgtcctctaacatttcatttccaacacgtccaccctcctcctcagagccttatctacagccaatgcctcatatccatataatattgttgagacaacttttccttcaaacatatgagttgttaccctcccagataacattctctttccacacattcttctgcgCTCCTGGAACCTTTGCTACCTCTCCCATCCAATGACActtttccacttccacggtttgacaatttttctaatttctttcattGAAGTGAAAGCAAAGCATTAAATTTAAACGTCTGTAAATCATCATGTATCTTTAAAACTGTCCATATTAATTGTAATGAACCAAGTACATTTGTTACGTATATGGCTTAACTGCATTTGTGGACAGATGATCTGTGCATAATCCTGCCCAACATATAAGATGTTAGTTGTTCACTTATTCCTCAACATTCATAAGTGTCAGTTCATCATTACCTTGAGAATCCTTAGTTATTTACCTGTTTTCTGCAGAATGTACGTTAGCCTCCATTTCCAAATGTTGTCACCATAATTTAGCACAACTGTGGGGCTGATTTGGATGGACCCTACATATTCTTTATGTTAACATTCTCCTGAAATTTCACATTCAGTGTCTTCACTTTTTCCTCTAATCTTGGCTAGATCCATTCTTTTTGGAGTGAAGCTATCTGTTCTCCACCTTTTCCACCAAAGAGCAATTCTCTTATCCATGGTTCCACTTTCATGACAAAAAAGCCTGTTTCTATTATTTCTATTCCCACTTTAactgggtggatcaggtacatgcaGCATCCACATCATACAAGTGTCCTGACATTGGCTCGGGCAAGTGTTTTCCTACGGGCAAGTGTTTTCCTACTGAGTCTCTAAGTGGGTCCATTTTAATTCTGATCTTTCATTTACATGTCATTTCAGTATTTTATTCACATTGCTTTCCTTCCTAAGTTCTGAATCTGTTGTTAAGTCTCATGGTGAAGCTATATAAATGGGTAAGTCAACTAGTTCCTTTCATTATGCATTGTAGTATTCACATACATACTGAACTCGTAAAGCTCACGACACTAACTTCATATATAGCGACACTCAGTTTCAATTGATGTTATTTGCAATGTAGACAGCTCACTATATTGAGGAGGGGTCCcttttctcttgagaataaacttttgaaatcAGTATATGAAACACATTTCTTCTACCCTTGCCCTGTgtgttagtttttttttaatagtcGAAACAGCATGGGTGACCCTAATCAAGGCAATCTCATTTTTGCTGTGTATATCCTAGGCTCAGCCACGTACCCAGTTTACCTGCCAACCCCTTTGATAAGATGAatagttgggttgactgtggactgaatgcTGCTGCCAGCTTTTGAAACTATGCTCTCAACTTCGGGTACTTATTGAATGCAACACAGTCAGCAATGCTAAGTGCTACACAAAATAATTCTTTCTTCTTCACTTTAGATGCTAAGTTCATTCAAGTGTGATTGTGGTCTCTATTACAACCACTtccatacacaaaatgcttccactgCATCCTCTCCCCAATTATTCTTTTGGCATTTTCATCCGATATAtacaaatcatttatcatttctttcactACATGTCAGCCTCTTCTGCAATCTACCATACCTCTTTATACCTTTTATTGTACTCTGTATATCTTCTTGACCagtcatggtgatgggagggtgcagTTGGGATTCACATCTGTCAGGGGTTaagaggatgatgatggataTCCGTGGGGTTGTAGAAATTCTTGTTTTGAGTGAGCCAGTCTTTTTTTGAATGCATTATATTGTTGCTGTAATTGGATTGTAAGGTCATTATGATGTGAGAGGACTTTCACATTGTGGTCTGTGAGTTTAAATGCTGatgtctgattttttttctttttctttttagacgAAAATTCAGGTCAATAGGACCAGCTGAGAGTGCAGCATCTGGTTGGGGCGTGGAGGATGATACGGTGGATACCGATGGTCTCACCACAGATGAGCTACGCCAAAAGCAACAGCACATTCGTCAAGGTATATTTTCTCTGAGCGATCTCTAGATTTTCTTTAGTATTCAGTGAAATGGTTTATACTTGCACTGCATCgttttatattctatatatatggtTAATAGAAAGTTTAATTTTAGAACCAAATATTGATTACTATAAAGGTATAAGAAATGAAATAGATTTACATCAAAAGGAATTGTGAAAAACCATTATCCACTCTATGAAGTTTTGAATAAAATGTAATGGTAGTTCACCTGTATTCTTTATTCCAGATCAGGAGTCTGGTCTTGAAGCTTTATCACAGGTAGTAACTCAACAAAAGAGGATTGCTACAGCCATTGGATCTGAGGTAGAGGCACAAAATGGTACATACAAGTAATGTTTTTGTAACTCTTTTGTATATCTGTGTAAGGTAATTGGCAAGATAAAATTTGAATGAGGTAGcccatgaatattttttttttaacaagactTGTACATCAAAGGTAATGGAATTAAGTGAATATTAAAATATTAGCATGTCGTCTGTACATCTGATGGCAGTTTACATTTCATTCAAGTACTATTAATCTTGCATTGTTTATTAAGTAAGGACTACATTTGTTGTATACCAGAACAATTAAACTTTCATAATCAACAGTTTTGATTTTGCTTAGTCCTGATCTACTTGAAGCATATATAATAATGATTAGATTTGCACTTTAAACAGCTGTTTCAGGCATGATGCAAGGTGCCGGGGAAAATCTCAGTATTGTATGCCTGTAGCTTATTACTCTAAATGGatagatatcttttctttcatatctgaGGATCAGACATAAAAGTAAATTGAATCTTCCTTTGTTACAGATGAAAGCCTTTTAAATCCAGATATTTCCTTACACAGACATAATTGATGAGATTGCTGAGCGTACTGATAACACACAGAACCAGTTGGTTGATGAAACTCATCAGATCTCTACAGTTACACAAACGACAAGAACATGGCGTAAGTATCATTGCACAGAAAAATCCGATAAACTTTTGGAAtgtagaaactgggtgtcctgtttagatgttgaaacttcttccCTTCTgtacagttgctccatttatacaagggattaattcatccttgtatggggtacttctctcacatttggggtggtccTGGCTCTGCATctgtacttgacagagttgaaaatGGTCtgatttataaactgtcccaggctaactttcaaacttaattcccttgccctacactgcaacGTTGGTTCActatccctcttctataggtattactttggtttttgcttctgagcGCTGGCTGCTTGAGTGTGCccataccactagctagaccacgcaatactcagcatgctgctgcatcacatgatttttgtgtggccatcggcaactcaagggtgggccattttaatacctgattctttccctacactgaATTCCTtgattttgtatttattttggtAGAGGGGCATAGATTAATACAAAACTCAATATTCTTCTCTACATTTTTGGTAGAGCACATGGATTAGTAGCCAAGACTGAACACTTAACCAGAGGGCTTCTCACCAGCTTTTACATGCTTCAAAATTTCCAACTTCAGTATTTTGCAGTTTGCTTTTACATCATGGATGGACTAGGGCTTGGGGATAAAATAGCAGGACACCTTGAAACAGTATCAGTAATATTGCTAAAGATAGCAAATATGTGCAGAACAAAATACAAACTTAGTGTGGTTACCACACTACTGCACATCTTATCCACAATGATTGCATGGCTGAATTTCTCTTGCACATAACAAGCTGTTTGGTAAGGTTCTCACACATGCTGCCAGCAAAATTACATGTGCCAGTTCCACTTATAATGAGGACTACCAGTATCTTTAAATTTATTCCCATCCCTTTAAAGTGGATCAGATTCATTCAGCCTCTCAATTTGtccatatatatctttcaaaccatGTTTGATGGGCcaaagtaaaatttttttttttttttttttataatggaaGTGCTTCTTGTTCACATCACATACAAAGCTGATTTGCCAAATGAGGCTAATTTCTGTGTTCAGCCCCAGATCTTCATGCATATAGTGCATCCACTGCTTACCTTCAGAAATTATTCATCAGGTATCTATAtctaaaatatataaaacattgtCACtcttcttatgtgtgtgtgtgtgtgtgtgtgtgtgtatatgtatatatatatgtatgttatccctggggataggggtgaaagaatacttcccacgtattcctcgcgtgtcgtagaaagcgactagaggggacgggagcggggggccggaaatcctcccctccttgtattaactttctaaaatgggaaacagaagaaggagtcacgcggggagtgatcatcctcctcgaaggctcagagtggggtgcctaaatgtgtgtggatgtaaccaagatgtgaaaaaaggagagataggtagtatgtttgaggaaaggaacctggatgttttggctctgagtgaaacgaagctcaagggtaaaggggaagagtggtttggaaatgtctggggagtgaagtcaggggttagtgagaggacaagagcaagggaaggagtagcaatactcctgaaacaggagttgtgggagtatgtgatagaatgtaagaaagtaaattctcgattaatatgggtaaaattgaaagttgatggagagaggtgggtgattattggtgcatatgcacctgggcatgagaagaaagatcatgagaggcaagtgttttgggagcagctaaatgagtgtgttagcggttttgatgcacgagaccgggttatagtgatgggtgatttgaatgcaaaggtgagtaatgtggcagttgagggaataattggtatgcatggggtgctcagtgttgtaaatggaaatggtgaagagcttgtagatttatgtgctgaaaaaggactgatgattgggaatacctggtttaaaaagcgagatatacataagtatacttatgtaagtaggagagatggccagagagcgttattggattacgtgttaattgacaggcgtgcgaaagagagacttttggatgttaatgtgctgagaggtgcaactggagggatgtctgatcattatcttgtggaggctaaggtgaagatttgtatgggttttcagaaaagaggagtgaatgttggggtgaagaaggtggtgagagtaagtgagcttgggaaggagacctgtgtggggaagtaccaggagagactgtgtacagaatggaaaaaggtgagaacaatggaagtaaggggagtcggggaggaatgggatgtatttagggaatcagtgatggattgcgcaaaagatgcttgtggcatgagaagagtgggaggtgggctgtttagaaagggtagtgtgtggtgggatgaagaagtaagagtattagtaaaagagaagagagaggcatttggacgatttttgcagggaaaaaatgcaattgagtgggagaagtataaaagaaagagacaggaggtcaagagaaaggtgcaagaggtgaaaaaaagggcaaatgagagttggggtgagagactatcagtaaattttagggagaataaaaagatgttctggaaggaggtaaatagggtgcgtaagacaagggagcaaatgggaacttcagtgaagggcgtaaatggggaggtgataacaagtagcggtgatgtgagaaggagatggaatgagtattttgaaggtttgttgaatgtgtctgatgacagagtggcagatatagggtgttttggtcgaggtggtgtgcaaagtgagagggttagggaaaatgatttggtaaacagagaagaggtagtaaaagctttgcggaagatgaaagccggcaaggcagcaggtttggatggtattgcagtggaatttattaagaaagggggtgactgtattgttgactggttggtaaggttatttaatgtatgtatgactcatggtgaggtgcctgaggattggcggaatgcgtgcatagtgccattgtacaaaggcaaaggggataagagtgagtgctcaaattacagaggtataagtttgttgagtattcctggtaaattatatgggagggtattgattgagagggtgaaggcatgtacagagcatcagattggggaagagcagtgcggtttcagaagtggtagaggatgtgtggatcaggtgtttgctttgaagaatgtatgtgagaaatacttagaaaagcaaatggatttgtatgtagcatttatggatctggagaaggcatatgatagagttgatagagatgctctgtggaaggtattaagaatatatggtgtgggaggcaagttgttagaagcagtgaaaagtttttatcgaggatgtaaggcatgtgtacgtgtaggaagagaggaaagtgattggttctcagtgaatgtaggtttgcggcaggggtgtgtgatgtctccatggttgtttaatttgtttatggatggggttgtaaaggaggtaaatgcaagagtcctggaaagaggggcaagtatgaagtctgttggggatgagagagcttgggaagtgagtcaattgttgttcgctgatgatacagcgctggtggctgattcatgtgagaaactgcagaagctggtgactgagtttggtaaagtgtgtggaagaagaaagttgagagtaaatgtgaataagagcaaggttattaggtacagtaggggtgagggtcaagtcaattgggaggtgagtttgaatggagaaaaactggaggaagtgaagtgctttagatatctgggagtggatctgtcagcggatggaaccatggaagcggaagtggatcatagggtgggggagggggcgaaaattttgggagccttgaaaaatgtgtggaagtcgagaacattatctcggaaagcaaaaatgggtatgtttgagggaatagtggttccaacaatgctgtatggttgcgaggcgtgggctatggatagagatgtgcgcaggaggatggatgtgctggaaatgagatgtttgaggacaatgtgtggtgtgaggtggtttgatcgagtaagtaacgtaagggtaagagagatgtgtggaaataaaaagagcgtggttgagagagcagaagagggtgttttgaaatggtttgggcacatggagagaatgagtgaggagagattgaccaagaggatatatgtgtcggaggtggagggaacgaggagaagagggagaccaaattggaggtggaaagatggagtgaaaaagattttgtgtgatcggggcctgaacatgcaggagggtgaaaggagggcaagaaatagagtgaattggagtcatgtggtatacaggggttgacgtgctgtcagtggattgaagcaaggcatgtgaagcgtctggggtaaaccatggaaagctgtgtaggtatgtatatttgcgtgtgtggacgtgtgtatgtacatgtgtatgggggggggggggctgggccatttctttcgtctgtttccttgcgctacctcgcaaacgcgggagacagcgacaaagtataaaaaaaaaaaaaaaaaaaaaaaaataagcatttGGTTACTGCCTCAGTTATATAACAGCCAAACCAACTCGCAATATTCTTTGGTACATGTTGTGAGTACTACCATTTAGAAGGTGTGTAGATGTCAGTATACCCGATGTGATCAAGACTTGTATATGTGCTCTCCAGCTTTAAAGGTAGAAATCTTCATGCTAATTAAACGTGTAACTTTTTCGTGTTAGTAGTTCCTAACTATATCATCATCTACTAACAGTATGGCAGATTAAAGGAATTTTCTCTGTTATGAtcttaatcttttcttctttACAGCATACTGGCTGGTGATAGCTCTTCTCTTCATGGCCATAGTTATTGTTGCTCTTTGGTAGCTGGATTCATGCAGTAAAGTATATTTTGTAATTTGTTACACCACTGTTTGTGTCATGAAATGGTATATGGTTATATGAAAATGTCTCTGATGTACAGAAATAAGTTTATCTCAGTGCCTCTAGTACAGTGTATACTGaatttaaaattttgtattggtCTTTTGTA is a window from the Panulirus ornatus isolate Po-2019 chromosome 32, ASM3632096v1, whole genome shotgun sequence genome containing:
- the Syx8 gene encoding syntaxin-8 isoform X1, with product MPLFQATAPEDRWLVDYGHIEQMVREVTETVTKRRQFSVGTVQHALLTNKLRTSIPQAEKHVEDLISRLDSWELRDLTAAESERRLRLCEKFQSAIKKAHMDINERKFRSIGPAESAASGWGVEDDTVDTDGLTTDELRQKQQHIRQDQESGLEALSQVVTQQKRIATAIGSEVEAQNDIIDEIAERTDNTQNQLVDETHQISTVTQTTRTWPYWLVIALLFMAIVIVALW
- the Syx8 gene encoding syntaxin-8 isoform X2 gives rise to the protein MVREVTETVTKRRQFSVGTVQHALLTNKLRTSIPQAEKHVEDLISRLDSWELRDLTAAESERRLRLCEKFQSAIKKAHMDINERKFRSIGPAESAASGWGVEDDTVDTDGLTTDELRQKQQHIRQDQESGLEALSQVVTQQKRIATAIGSEVEAQNDIIDEIAERTDNTQNQLVDETHQISTVTQTTRTWPYWLVIALLFMAIVIVALW